GTGATAAAtaagaataatattttcttttacaaaaagtTGTAAGGatatattttatagaaataaacaATCTGAGAATTTCACAGAAACATCAGAATTTAAACACTCATAACTCCAACTGTTTTGTCCAGCAGCTCTTCTACCAGTTCAAAAACATCCAAGGTtagtatttaataaaaaataaaaacaattattcACTACATCAAAACTCTTGCCTCCTTTAGATTCTAAGTAACATTTTTGATTGACTGTAGTTGCCActcaaatgtaaaataaaagtaGCTGCAATCAtaatttttccctctgaatCACCTGGCAAAAGGAAGTAATCTTGACCAGGATGGAAAAAGCTTTGTCAAGCTCTTATGCCTGTAAGAGCTATCTGCATGACCTCTGAAATCCATGGAACCTCTTTTGTGAATCAGGGTTAATAGTATGAATTAAGGCTTGTAGGATTAGATTctagataaattaaaaaaaaaacaaacaccttttCAAGGTTCACAAGCCTGGGATTCAGTCCTGCAGTTCTTTACTTCAGCAAAACCTCTATCAACACTCTTCAACAGTTAGTTTCCTCTTTCCAGTGGGTTCAATTCACCAAGTCACTAAATGATAGTACAAGCTGCTCTTTAGCCATCAAAGAAAAATTGTAGTCCCCAAAGGATAGTAGGTGAGGTGATAACTCGTAAAATACAAGCTAGGCCACATAGATGTTTTGCAAGAAACATTTCTTTGTCACACCTACAAGGCTCTTCAATTTCAGTCACTGAGATGAGTCatagaaaaaacccacacaagtGTTGTGAGAAAACTGACAAAGCTTAGTTGGAActaaaggggttttttgtgtgtgtgtgtgtatgtgttagGTTAAAATGCAACATAATGCATCAGTACATTCTGCCAGAAACCATCCTCCTGGAAACTTCAAAAATACTCAGTCTTCTTTCCCTATCAGCAACAAGGAAAAGTAGTGTCCATCCAGCACAGCTGTCTGTACCATGTGCATCACTGGAAGTCATAGTGTTCTAGCACAAACGTCGTGAGTGCAGATACTGTATACTAGCAGAGAGCTAAAACTTCTGAAGCTGTTGTCTGTAGCTCCTAGGAATAGCAAGTATGACAGGTGCAAAAACCTATATTTGAGGCAGAAGGCTCTTCAATTTGATTGAGACCAGATCTTCCAAGGGGAAGAATCGCTGTCAAGCCAAAATGATTCTTTCCACTTAAGAAAGcaacctgcccttcctaaaggCTCTTGACTAATGGAATCCTACACATTATGTCAGATCCTCCATGGATTCTGGTAGTTGTTAAAAACACTATAAATATTTCCATGTTTGCCATATCACTTAACCTTGTAATGTGCCTTCTTTGATCTGTTGAATAAAAAGATTTCTTTCATCTTCAGGTGTCCTTCCATTTTGTGCACGAACTATACAAGTAGGCCTGTGAAGATTTAGCATGTATATCAAATGCTGCTTCTCATTCTTCAGCTCTTCAATCTGGGCTTTTAATTCCGCATTGATAGTTTCCAGCTTTTCTGATTCCTAGTCACAAAGGACAGACACAACTATTACACTGAGTAGTTCAAATAGTTAGTTGCAATATTTAGCTAATAGTTGTGGTCTTTTATTGGTGGCAAAACATAAGGCtagcagagaaagaaatctcATGTTCTTAGTGTGCTGTAATGATGAAACTATACATTCTCCAGACAGTAACGGTCTAAAATTGACAGTTACCTTCTTTGGCCTTTAGAAAAGTGTAATGGAAGTTGGAAAGCCAAATTCAGACTTCTGTTCACTTACAGGGACAGACACCCAAAGCATTATCGCTATCTTCTGCAAAATTATTCTGAGCTTTTTGGGtcaaaaattgacccaaaattATCTACGCTGCTTCTTAATTCCCTTGAACATCATGTCACATATCTGCAAAGCCATGGTAAGCTAAGCAAGTAAGAACATAGCTTTTTTCCCTAGCCCTAGATATAGGAATATAGAAGCCTCTATACCCAGGTACAGATCGACGTTGCTGTAATAAAGTTGTATATCACTGCACAGGAGGTGAAGACAAAACTGGGGTCCTAGGACAGAGAACTCAGGAGTCAGCTACCATATCACTCATTTCGTAAGTAAGTCCGAAATTATTTGGTGTTGTTTGCAGGCTCTCCATAGTGAATGTTCTATGAAATGagattttacttctttttgtGTTTAGTGTACACATTCAAATTAATATTATTCCCATAGACAAGATCAGTCACTGAAACAGTAAACTCTTTTCACTCCTACcatgttttcacttttttttccagttttaaccaggttttttttaatatatagcATGTTCATTTTTTATAACTAACGTTTTGAAGGCTTTAAAGAGTTTTGGGTGAcatctttctgtatttcttacTGTGACAGAACTCCCTGCTACCTGTTTGGATCCTGGCAGGATGACAGATCAAGAAAAATTCTAGCCAGTCACTTACTTTTTGCAAacattctgttttttccttctttttgtttcGGCACTTTGCCGCAGCaattttgttcctttcccttcttctcttctttctttcatccTCTTCAGGAGAAAACTGTCCAGCAAAAATGGATACACACAATCCATCAGATGTTGTAAATATGAAACCTCTATTTCTACAGCTTCTGCAATTTTAAAATCAACATGGATAGTGTTGTCAGTGTTTACATTAAGAGTTACATAGCAGTGTGATTGTGACCTTGCTTGCCATACAGTATAAGGGTAGTAACCTCATTAGAATTCAGTCAAAACCTGACTGGAGTTTGGATGTATGTAATCCATGTGATGGCTCATTTTAAACCAAAAGTACTCAAAAAACTCACTGAATGTCTCCCCAGACTGACTCCCACACctccaggagaggaaaaggaggaaggagcatGGGGAGCAGAGTGGAGGATGTGTCATGAATGAGGCAGGGAGAGCGAGTGAAACTAAAGGCAGCACCGAGAAGGAGATATTAACACACTTCTTcaagctttgttttgtttcctgggAAGGCTCAGACCAAATTATAGCTGTTTCCCTAACTTAAGCTATTTATCCACTTTTAAAGAGAAATCTTTTTCAGTGAGAGTATTATCTTAAAGTAAAAACCCTGTGTGGACATAGCACAGCTAGTCCCACTTAGTCTAGTCCCTGTAGGTCCTGCTGGACTGTCTTTAGTGAAATAGAACTTCAGCAGTGACTTATTCCAAGTTCAGCCACAAGTAGGCAGGGAAACCAGATTAGCACTTGTTCTAATCATTGTAAAACATTGTCCTTAgatgataataaaaaataaaatatccagcTATGTGAAATACCAAAGGTTTTCCCCAAAGCATTTAACAGAAAGCCAAGCAGCATGCTTGAAAGAATCAAGTATGGCAGAGAGGGTTGTCTATAGTTACTGGTCTTGTGGTGAAACTTCACTAGAGAATTAATCATTCACACTGGAATTCTATTTAAAGAGCCATACCTCTGTTTTCATCATTGCTGTTTCAACTGGCCTTTCAGAAACCGTCACCGTGTCCAATGAAGAAGACATCCTGTGGAACTGACGCTTATTCTGAATGGCAAACCTCAGTTCCTCTTTCACCAGTGGGGTTAAATTTGTGAAATCATCAAACCCCAGTGACCCTGCAGGGGACAAAGTGGGAACAATTGCGGAGGCGCTGACTTCTAATGCAGATACCTGGCCTGAGTGTTGGACCATCATTTTGCTGAAAGATAAAAAGAGATAATAATAATAGTCTTTCAACAACTTTAGAAAGGCAAATATCTCTTAGAGGTAAATTTCATACTGTGAATAATACTGTAGTTCTTACATTGCTTCAGTCCCCCTTCCCCATGAACCCCAATCTCTCACTAGAGACAAGCAGTTAAGTATTTGGTCACTAGTGAAAACTTCAAGTTAACTCAAAGTTAGTATTTAAAAGTAAGAACAACATCAGCATGAGACACAATTTCTAGGTCTTTCTGAAACTTAATATTCAAAAAAACTGTGTAAGT
This DNA window, taken from Pseudopipra pipra isolate bDixPip1 chromosome 3, bDixPip1.hap1, whole genome shotgun sequence, encodes the following:
- the ATF3 gene encoding cyclic AMP-dependent transcription factor ATF-3 isoform X2, with translation MSSSLDTVTVSERPVETAMMKTEFSPEEDERKKRRRERNKIAAAKCRNKKKEKTECLQKESEKLETINAELKAQIEELKNEKQHLIYMLNLHRPTCIVRAQNGRTPEDERNLFIQQIKEGTLQG
- the ATF3 gene encoding cyclic AMP-dependent transcription factor ATF-3 isoform X1, encoding MMVQHSGQVSALEVSASAIVPTLSPAGSLGFDDFTNLTPLVKEELRFAIQNKRQFHRMSSSLDTVTVSERPVETAMMKTEFSPEEDERKKRRRERNKIAAAKCRNKKKEKTECLQKESEKLETINAELKAQIEELKNEKQHLIYMLNLHRPTCIVRAQNGRTPEDERNLFIQQIKEGTLQG